One part of the Diadema setosum chromosome 6, eeDiaSeto1, whole genome shotgun sequence genome encodes these proteins:
- the LOC140229576 gene encoding poly(3-hydroxybutyrate) depolymerase-like — protein sequence MSGKLEFAVSKGVFRMDFHAIFFFNIGMMLLASVFGSSPSLQQYGADPNQVSVSGLSAGGFMAVQVHVAYSASIMGVGVIAGGPYYCARGNLFYATTSCMSTGNIPVDYLVDTATPYALLWNSIDDPENMEQDKIYIYHSSKDSVVVQDVGMAAEEYYRCFNENDANYLVEYGIASEHAIVTDGWGNACNQLDEPYINDCGYNTAYEMLNHIYGGNLELVAFDQDEFFGGNAATESVDDTGYVYVPSGCKTDASGCRVHIALHGCHQQHKNVGDAFTTNAGYNEVAELNNIIVIYPQTIASAMRGNPNACWDWWGYASISYACNLAPQMQFMKEIIDRVTS from the exons ATGTCTGGCAAGCTAGAATTTGCTGTCTCTAAAGGTGTATTCAGGATGGATTTCCACgctatatttttctttaacatCGGAATGATGCTTCTGGCTTCGGTTTTCGGGAGCAGTCCGTCACTGc aGCAATACGGGGCTGACCCAAACCAGGTCTCCGTTAGTGGGCTCTCGGCAGGCGGCTTTATGGCTGTACAGGTGCACGTGGCGTACTCAGCTTCCATCATGGGCGTGGGAGTGATCGCAGGTG GACCGTACTATTGTGCCAGAGGAAATCTCTTCTATGCCACAACCTCGTGCATGTCAACGGGAAATATCCCAGTCGACTACCTGGTTGATACTGCCACTCCGTATGCTTTGCTGTGGAATTCTATTGATGATCCCGAAAACATGGAACAGGACAAGATCTACATATACCACAGTTCCAAAGATTCGGTAGTAGTGCAGG ATGTTGGCATGGCAGCGGAAGAGTACTACCGATGCTTCAACGAGAATGACGCCAACTATTTGGTAGAATATGGCATCGCATCAGAACATGCAATA GTGACTGATGGATGGGGTAATGCTTGTAATCAACTTGATGAGCCGTACATTAACGACTGTGGCTACAACACAGCCTACGAGATGCTGAACCACATCTATGGTGGGAATTTAGAG CTCGTAGCGTTTGACCAAGATGAGTTTTTTGGTGGGAATGCTGCCACAGAAAGTGTGGATGATACTGGCTACGTTTACGTCCCGTCTGGCTGTAAGACTGATGCATCGG GTTGTCGTGTGCATATTGCTCTACATGGCTGTCACCAGCAaca CAAGAATGTTGGAGATGCTTTCACAACAAATGCTGGCTACAACGAAGTGGCTGAGCTCAACAATATAATCGTCATCTACCCACAAACCATCGCCAGTGCCATGCGAGGAAATCCGAATGCATGCTGGGATTG GTGGGGATATGCATCAATTTCTTATG CGTGCAACCTGGCTCCCCAGATGCAGTTTATGAAAGAGATCATCGACCGTGTGACCTCTTAA